The genomic stretch TTCAAATGCTACATATAACATATATTCATTGCTCAAAATGtatataaattgaaatataGTCTGCAGGAACACTTAAAATGGCTATGATGAAGATCATATTCAAAGTTAAAGCGTATAGATGTATACCTCAGTAAAGTTTTTCATGATATTTGCCCCATCTTCAGCATGGCCTTTAACGATATTGAGAAACGTGGTGCGATCCAGCCTTAACAGTTGAGTTAACCTTTTCGTTCTCACCGTGAACAATTGAGGCTTGAAACATAATACACCAATCTCACCAACAACCTCACCCTTCCGTGCCTCCCCCACAACCTGCATTAGTGTTATGTTGGCAAATAACTTGTCAATTGTCTAATGGTTAAGAAATTTTGTATTAAGGAAATAAACTTGCCACTTGATCTTCACCCAGTAGATCctgaaaaatcaaacaagttaaTACATCAGAAATGTCAACATGGTACATAATGATGAAAAAGAGAAGAGAAGGTAAGATCTAATTCTTACCACGGCCCCCGAGACAATAATATAAAAGTCCGTTGGTGTATCATTTTTCAAAATCACGTCTTTGTTGGGAGGGAAATACTCTACCTTTATCTCACGGACCTTTCAAATAGGGTAACATGAGATTGACAAGAAAATTGGTGAAGGGAAAAAAGTGTTTGTTACTTATGACTTTACCAGCTCGAAGAGTACGCCTTCCGACACTGTACGAAACAAGTAAACCTTGTCAATCACCGAGTGGAAGAGATGATGTGAGATGCTCGTCCTAATGGCATTAGGAAGTGAATCGAGTATCATTTTTTCTTGCAGGCCCTCCAAGTTGGTTCTATAGTTTAACGTCAGGTGTGATATCATTTGATCTTCAAGATGAGAAGGCAACCGATTCCTTAGTGCAAAACCCGTAGCAGCTTGAACCAATTCTCTCTGTTATTGGATCAAAAAAGTTatactatataaaattaaaaatactcaaagaaaataaaattagataagTTACTTACATAGCTTTTTCTTTTCATAGTGACATCGATCATCAGTTGACTGATATTACCAATCACATATGACGAGGCTGCGAAGATCAACAACATATATATAGTGCACGCCGCCCTCTCCTTTGAATTCACGGGATGCAAATCCCCATAGCCAGCAGTGGAGAATGTTGTGGTGGAccaatacatgcacaaaatatatcgACACCAGAGGCCGAGCTTTCGAAAATCGACTCCTTGTGGCATAGCTTGACCGATCCAAGTGTTGGTAGGATCATCATTATAAGCAGCAAGCACATAGAAGAGGCATGCAGCACGATTAATTACATAGATACTAACCTATACACAACGAAAATTGATATACC from Salvia splendens isolate huo1 chromosome 4, SspV2, whole genome shotgun sequence encodes the following:
- the LOC121799903 gene encoding potassium channel AKT1-like, encoding MASSIVRQLFSSTPDQLSTESSPQTPLLPAFHATTAPLPALGARRNPRYNLRAFAISPHNVYYSGWQLLLALLVISSAAVPPAEMVLDNEGWSLLSVADNICNILFGIDIILTFFVAYVDEYTHRIVDDHRKIATKYAISWLALDVLSSIPMKAIRNVSPMILNEYGLFSLIRLCRLKRILDMFNKWENDITLNYNWLRCAKFASVSIYVINRAACLFYVLAAYNDDPTNTWIGQAMPQGVDFRKLGLWCRYILCMYWSTTTFSTAGYGDLHPVNSKERAACTIYMLLIFAASSYVIGNISQLMIDVTMKRKSYRELVQAATGFALRNRLPSHLEDQMISHLTLNYRTNLEGLQEKMILDSLPNAIRTSISHHLFHSVIDKVYLFRTVSEGVLFELVREIKVEYFPPNKDVILKNDTPTDFYIIVSGAVDLLGEDQVVVGEARKGEVVGEIGVLCFKPQLFTVRTKRLTQLLRLDRTTFLNIVKGHAEDGANIMKNFTEHLNDPGMKQLVEGMGMSIDNLNSAGKGQLTAASQTRDKTPSRDDAFLSSRVSETGKASSSSAVVAP